From the genome of Onthophagus taurus isolate NC chromosome 5, IU_Otau_3.0, whole genome shotgun sequence, one region includes:
- the LOC111426556 gene encoding atypical protein kinase C isoform X1, producing MAWGYWSATTVSDRGRSPRRNQNGGSTVQQQQQQSIPVTIEDRQPSVSTSFSTSTVTSNNNAQQQQQSEITEFDVVPGTFSRRPSLDLSIGMVPQGSLAGIVCAAHGSRHQGGTLSAGNTLTRMGSRHTAVSVEYAVPHHLHHHHSTYFDYHIQQQLSFSDDDSSSEPGYATVFPNVPSQPGMPCQGEDRSIYRRGARRWRKLYRVNGHIFQAKRFNRKAFCAYCHDRIWGLGRQGFKCIQCKLLVHKKCHKLVHIACTNEHVEQIVQEEQNGESQVANRFPSGRFDRNSIRNCQEPPPDVTGESVPVEDPEKPQTTDNTLEPGSERQYSLNDFELIRVIGRGSYAKVLMVELKKTKRIYAMKVIKKALVTDDEDIDWVQTEKHVFETASNHPFLVGLHSCFQTPSRLFFVIEFVRGGDLMFHMQRQRRLPEEHARFYAAEISLALHFLHSKGIIYRDLKLDNVLLDHEGHIKLTDYGMCKEGIRHGDTTSTFCGTPNYIAPEILRGEDYGFSVDWWALGVLLYEMLAGRSPFDIAGASENPDQNTEDYLFQVILEKTIRIPRSLSVKAANVLKSFLNKNPADRLGCHGTDSFSEITGHQFFKSIDWDMLEQKQVPPPYKPRLDSDRDLANFPPEFTDEPVHLTPDDPRVIEKIDQSEFEGFEYVNPLLMSLEDCV from the exons ATGGCTTGGGGATATTGGAGCGCAACAACCGTTTCCGATCGTGGTCGTAGTCCCAGACGGAATCAAAACGGCGGATCAACCGTTcagcaacaacaacaacaatcaATCCCTGTTACCATCGAAGACAGACAACCTTCAGTTAGTACTAGTTTCTCAACTTCAACCGTAACCTCAAACAATAACGCGCAACAACAGCAACAATCAGAAATCACGGAATTTGATGTGGTTCCGGGGACGTTTTCGCGAAGACCCTCGTTGGATTTAAGCATAGGGATGGTTCCGCAAGGATCTTTAGCCGGGATTGTGTGTGCGGCTCACGGATCTCGACATCAAGGTGGGACTTTATCCGCCGGAAATACTTTAACGCGCATGGGGAGTCGACACACAGCTGTTAGCGTCGAATACGCGGTCCCGCATCATTTACATCATCATCATTCCACTTATTTTGATTATCATATCCAACAGCAGTTATCGTTTTCTGATGATGATTCTAGTTCGGAACCTGGATACGCTACAG TTTTTCCAAATGTACCATCGCAACCGGGAATGCCATGCCAAGGAGAAGACA GGAGTATCTATAGGAGAGGAGCTAGAAGGTGGAGGAAATTGTATAGGGTTAACGGGCATATTTTCCAAGCGAAAAGATTCAACCgg aAAGCTTTTTGTGCTTATTGCCACGATCGCATTTGGGGGTTAGGCCGGCAAGGATTTAAGTGCATTCAATGTAAACTTCTCGTCCACAAGAAGTGCCATAAGCTCGTTCATATCGCGTGCACGAACGAGCACGTTGAGCAAATCGTGCAGGAGGAGCAAAACGGTGAGAGTCAAGTTGCCAATCGGTTCCCAAGCGGCCGATTTGACCGAAACTCCATTAGGAATTGCCAAGAACCACCCCCCGACGTCACAG GTGAATCAGTTCCTGTTGAAGACCCCGAAAAGCCCCAAACGACTGATAACACATTAGAACCCGGCTCAGAGCGTCAATATTCCCTAAacgattttgaattaattcgCGTAATCGGACGAGGTTCTTACGCGAAAGTTTTGATGGTCGAGTTGAAAAAAACGAAACGGATTTATGCGATGAAAGTGATTAAAAAGGCTTTGGTTACGGATGATGAGGACATCGATTGGGTGCAAACTGAAAAGCACGTTTTTGAGACAGCCTCAAACCACCCGTTCCTCGTCGGGTTACACTCCTGCTTCCAAACTCCATCGCGGCTCTTCTTCGTCATCGAATTCGTCCGCGGTGGCGATTTAATGTTTCACATGCAGCGACAAAGGCGGTTACCCGAAGAGCACGCGAGGTTCTACGCCGCTGAAATCTCTTTGGCTCTACATTTTTTGCACAGCAAAGGAATAATTTACCGCGATTTAAAGTTGGATAATGTTTTGTTGGATCATGAGGGTCATATTAAGCTTACCGATTACGGGATGTGCAAAGAAGGCATCCGGCACGGTGATACCACCTCGACGTTTTGTGGCACCCCTAATTATATCGCGCCGGAGATTTTGAGAGGCGAAGATTACGGGTTTTCGGTTGATTGGTGGGCGTTGGGGGTTTTGCTGTATGAGATGTTGGCGGGGAGATCTCCGTTTGATATCGCCGGGGCTTCTGAGAATCCGGATCAAAACACCGAGGATTACTTGTTCCAGgttattttggagaaaacgaTTCGTATCCCGAGATCTTTAAGTGTTAAAGCGGCGAATGttttaaaaagctttttgaACAAGAATCCGGCGGATCGATTGGGTTGTCACGGAACCGATTCGTTCTCTGAGATCACAGGGcatcaatttttcaaaagtatCGATTGGGATATGCTCGAACAAAAGCAGGTTCCTCCGCCATACAAGCCCCGCTTGGATTCTGATAGGGATTTGGCCAATTTCCCCCCGGAATTTACAGACGAACCCGTTCATTTAACTCCTGATGATCC
- the LOC111426556 gene encoding atypical protein kinase C isoform X3: MFCDCCCNKFFMMSIWNDLCEAAVMYGYHPAIAFDVTSVFQSFPRVFPNVPSQPGMPCQGEDRSIYRRGARRWRKLYRVNGHIFQAKRFNRKAFCAYCHDRIWGLGRQGFKCIQCKLLVHKKCHKLVHIACTNEHVEQIVQEEQNGESQVANRFPSGRFDRNSIRNCQEPPPDVTGESVPVEDPEKPQTTDNTLEPGSERQYSLNDFELIRVIGRGSYAKVLMVELKKTKRIYAMKVIKKALVTDDEDIDWVQTEKHVFETASNHPFLVGLHSCFQTPSRLFFVIEFVRGGDLMFHMQRQRRLPEEHARFYAAEISLALHFLHSKGIIYRDLKLDNVLLDHEGHIKLTDYGMCKEGIRHGDTTSTFCGTPNYIAPEILRGEDYGFSVDWWALGVLLYEMLAGRSPFDIAGASENPDQNTEDYLFQVILEKTIRIPRSLSVKAANVLKSFLNKNPADRLGCHGTDSFSEITGHQFFKSIDWDMLEQKQVPPPYKPRLDSDRDLANFPPEFTDEPVHLTPDDPRVIEKIDQSEFEGFEYVNPLLMSLEDCV; this comes from the exons aTGTTTTGCGATTGttgttgtaataaatttttcatgaTGAGTATTTGGAATGATTTGTGCGAGGCGGCCGTCATGTACGGTTATCACCCAGCTATCGCTTTCGATGTCACATCTGTGTTTCAAAGCTTTCCTAGAG TTTTTCCAAATGTACCATCGCAACCGGGAATGCCATGCCAAGGAGAAGACA GGAGTATCTATAGGAGAGGAGCTAGAAGGTGGAGGAAATTGTATAGGGTTAACGGGCATATTTTCCAAGCGAAAAGATTCAACCgg aAAGCTTTTTGTGCTTATTGCCACGATCGCATTTGGGGGTTAGGCCGGCAAGGATTTAAGTGCATTCAATGTAAACTTCTCGTCCACAAGAAGTGCCATAAGCTCGTTCATATCGCGTGCACGAACGAGCACGTTGAGCAAATCGTGCAGGAGGAGCAAAACGGTGAGAGTCAAGTTGCCAATCGGTTCCCAAGCGGCCGATTTGACCGAAACTCCATTAGGAATTGCCAAGAACCACCCCCCGACGTCACAG GTGAATCAGTTCCTGTTGAAGACCCCGAAAAGCCCCAAACGACTGATAACACATTAGAACCCGGCTCAGAGCGTCAATATTCCCTAAacgattttgaattaattcgCGTAATCGGACGAGGTTCTTACGCGAAAGTTTTGATGGTCGAGTTGAAAAAAACGAAACGGATTTATGCGATGAAAGTGATTAAAAAGGCTTTGGTTACGGATGATGAGGACATCGATTGGGTGCAAACTGAAAAGCACGTTTTTGAGACAGCCTCAAACCACCCGTTCCTCGTCGGGTTACACTCCTGCTTCCAAACTCCATCGCGGCTCTTCTTCGTCATCGAATTCGTCCGCGGTGGCGATTTAATGTTTCACATGCAGCGACAAAGGCGGTTACCCGAAGAGCACGCGAGGTTCTACGCCGCTGAAATCTCTTTGGCTCTACATTTTTTGCACAGCAAAGGAATAATTTACCGCGATTTAAAGTTGGATAATGTTTTGTTGGATCATGAGGGTCATATTAAGCTTACCGATTACGGGATGTGCAAAGAAGGCATCCGGCACGGTGATACCACCTCGACGTTTTGTGGCACCCCTAATTATATCGCGCCGGAGATTTTGAGAGGCGAAGATTACGGGTTTTCGGTTGATTGGTGGGCGTTGGGGGTTTTGCTGTATGAGATGTTGGCGGGGAGATCTCCGTTTGATATCGCCGGGGCTTCTGAGAATCCGGATCAAAACACCGAGGATTACTTGTTCCAGgttattttggagaaaacgaTTCGTATCCCGAGATCTTTAAGTGTTAAAGCGGCGAATGttttaaaaagctttttgaACAAGAATCCGGCGGATCGATTGGGTTGTCACGGAACCGATTCGTTCTCTGAGATCACAGGGcatcaatttttcaaaagtatCGATTGGGATATGCTCGAACAAAAGCAGGTTCCTCCGCCATACAAGCCCCGCTTGGATTCTGATAGGGATTTGGCCAATTTCCCCCCGGAATTTACAGACGAACCCGTTCATTTAACTCCTGATGATCC
- the LOC111426556 gene encoding atypical protein kinase C isoform X2, with protein MTSFVKMPTQLDDSSTPEIRAKIAYDGEVLITYINPSITLEEMCKEMRDTCRFTHDQDFTMKWVDEDGDPCIISTQMELDEAIRLYEINKDSELTIHVFPNVPSQPGMPCQGEDRSIYRRGARRWRKLYRVNGHIFQAKRFNRKAFCAYCHDRIWGLGRQGFKCIQCKLLVHKKCHKLVHIACTNEHVEQIVQEEQNGESQVANRFPSGRFDRNSIRNCQEPPPDVTGESVPVEDPEKPQTTDNTLEPGSERQYSLNDFELIRVIGRGSYAKVLMVELKKTKRIYAMKVIKKALVTDDEDIDWVQTEKHVFETASNHPFLVGLHSCFQTPSRLFFVIEFVRGGDLMFHMQRQRRLPEEHARFYAAEISLALHFLHSKGIIYRDLKLDNVLLDHEGHIKLTDYGMCKEGIRHGDTTSTFCGTPNYIAPEILRGEDYGFSVDWWALGVLLYEMLAGRSPFDIAGASENPDQNTEDYLFQVILEKTIRIPRSLSVKAANVLKSFLNKNPADRLGCHGTDSFSEITGHQFFKSIDWDMLEQKQVPPPYKPRLDSDRDLANFPPEFTDEPVHLTPDDPRVIEKIDQSEFEGFEYVNPLLMSLEDCV; from the exons ATGACGAGTTTTGTGAAGATGCCTACTCAATTAGACGACAGCAGCACCCCGGAAATTCGCGCAAAAATAGCTTACGATGGTGAAGTTCTTATAACGTATATTAACCCCAGTATTACCTTGGAGGAAATGTGCAAGGAAATGCGAGATACATGTAGGTTCACTCATGATCAAGATTTTACAATGAAATGGGTCGACGAAGACGGAGATCCTTGTATTATTTCAACTCAAATGGAACTTGACGAGGCTATTCGATTATACGAAATTAATAAGGACTCAGAGTTAACTATACATG TTTTTCCAAATGTACCATCGCAACCGGGAATGCCATGCCAAGGAGAAGACA GGAGTATCTATAGGAGAGGAGCTAGAAGGTGGAGGAAATTGTATAGGGTTAACGGGCATATTTTCCAAGCGAAAAGATTCAACCgg aAAGCTTTTTGTGCTTATTGCCACGATCGCATTTGGGGGTTAGGCCGGCAAGGATTTAAGTGCATTCAATGTAAACTTCTCGTCCACAAGAAGTGCCATAAGCTCGTTCATATCGCGTGCACGAACGAGCACGTTGAGCAAATCGTGCAGGAGGAGCAAAACGGTGAGAGTCAAGTTGCCAATCGGTTCCCAAGCGGCCGATTTGACCGAAACTCCATTAGGAATTGCCAAGAACCACCCCCCGACGTCACAG GTGAATCAGTTCCTGTTGAAGACCCCGAAAAGCCCCAAACGACTGATAACACATTAGAACCCGGCTCAGAGCGTCAATATTCCCTAAacgattttgaattaattcgCGTAATCGGACGAGGTTCTTACGCGAAAGTTTTGATGGTCGAGTTGAAAAAAACGAAACGGATTTATGCGATGAAAGTGATTAAAAAGGCTTTGGTTACGGATGATGAGGACATCGATTGGGTGCAAACTGAAAAGCACGTTTTTGAGACAGCCTCAAACCACCCGTTCCTCGTCGGGTTACACTCCTGCTTCCAAACTCCATCGCGGCTCTTCTTCGTCATCGAATTCGTCCGCGGTGGCGATTTAATGTTTCACATGCAGCGACAAAGGCGGTTACCCGAAGAGCACGCGAGGTTCTACGCCGCTGAAATCTCTTTGGCTCTACATTTTTTGCACAGCAAAGGAATAATTTACCGCGATTTAAAGTTGGATAATGTTTTGTTGGATCATGAGGGTCATATTAAGCTTACCGATTACGGGATGTGCAAAGAAGGCATCCGGCACGGTGATACCACCTCGACGTTTTGTGGCACCCCTAATTATATCGCGCCGGAGATTTTGAGAGGCGAAGATTACGGGTTTTCGGTTGATTGGTGGGCGTTGGGGGTTTTGCTGTATGAGATGTTGGCGGGGAGATCTCCGTTTGATATCGCCGGGGCTTCTGAGAATCCGGATCAAAACACCGAGGATTACTTGTTCCAGgttattttggagaaaacgaTTCGTATCCCGAGATCTTTAAGTGTTAAAGCGGCGAATGttttaaaaagctttttgaACAAGAATCCGGCGGATCGATTGGGTTGTCACGGAACCGATTCGTTCTCTGAGATCACAGGGcatcaatttttcaaaagtatCGATTGGGATATGCTCGAACAAAAGCAGGTTCCTCCGCCATACAAGCCCCGCTTGGATTCTGATAGGGATTTGGCCAATTTCCCCCCGGAATTTACAGACGAACCCGTTCATTTAACTCCTGATGATCC
- the LOC111426556 gene encoding atypical protein kinase C isoform X4, whose product MILLAIRVFPNVPSQPGMPCQGEDRSIYRRGARRWRKLYRVNGHIFQAKRFNRKAFCAYCHDRIWGLGRQGFKCIQCKLLVHKKCHKLVHIACTNEHVEQIVQEEQNGESQVANRFPSGRFDRNSIRNCQEPPPDVTGESVPVEDPEKPQTTDNTLEPGSERQYSLNDFELIRVIGRGSYAKVLMVELKKTKRIYAMKVIKKALVTDDEDIDWVQTEKHVFETASNHPFLVGLHSCFQTPSRLFFVIEFVRGGDLMFHMQRQRRLPEEHARFYAAEISLALHFLHSKGIIYRDLKLDNVLLDHEGHIKLTDYGMCKEGIRHGDTTSTFCGTPNYIAPEILRGEDYGFSVDWWALGVLLYEMLAGRSPFDIAGASENPDQNTEDYLFQVILEKTIRIPRSLSVKAANVLKSFLNKNPADRLGCHGTDSFSEITGHQFFKSIDWDMLEQKQVPPPYKPRLDSDRDLANFPPEFTDEPVHLTPDDPRVIEKIDQSEFEGFEYVNPLLMSLEDCV is encoded by the exons ATGATTTTACTTGCAATTAGAG TTTTTCCAAATGTACCATCGCAACCGGGAATGCCATGCCAAGGAGAAGACA GGAGTATCTATAGGAGAGGAGCTAGAAGGTGGAGGAAATTGTATAGGGTTAACGGGCATATTTTCCAAGCGAAAAGATTCAACCgg aAAGCTTTTTGTGCTTATTGCCACGATCGCATTTGGGGGTTAGGCCGGCAAGGATTTAAGTGCATTCAATGTAAACTTCTCGTCCACAAGAAGTGCCATAAGCTCGTTCATATCGCGTGCACGAACGAGCACGTTGAGCAAATCGTGCAGGAGGAGCAAAACGGTGAGAGTCAAGTTGCCAATCGGTTCCCAAGCGGCCGATTTGACCGAAACTCCATTAGGAATTGCCAAGAACCACCCCCCGACGTCACAG GTGAATCAGTTCCTGTTGAAGACCCCGAAAAGCCCCAAACGACTGATAACACATTAGAACCCGGCTCAGAGCGTCAATATTCCCTAAacgattttgaattaattcgCGTAATCGGACGAGGTTCTTACGCGAAAGTTTTGATGGTCGAGTTGAAAAAAACGAAACGGATTTATGCGATGAAAGTGATTAAAAAGGCTTTGGTTACGGATGATGAGGACATCGATTGGGTGCAAACTGAAAAGCACGTTTTTGAGACAGCCTCAAACCACCCGTTCCTCGTCGGGTTACACTCCTGCTTCCAAACTCCATCGCGGCTCTTCTTCGTCATCGAATTCGTCCGCGGTGGCGATTTAATGTTTCACATGCAGCGACAAAGGCGGTTACCCGAAGAGCACGCGAGGTTCTACGCCGCTGAAATCTCTTTGGCTCTACATTTTTTGCACAGCAAAGGAATAATTTACCGCGATTTAAAGTTGGATAATGTTTTGTTGGATCATGAGGGTCATATTAAGCTTACCGATTACGGGATGTGCAAAGAAGGCATCCGGCACGGTGATACCACCTCGACGTTTTGTGGCACCCCTAATTATATCGCGCCGGAGATTTTGAGAGGCGAAGATTACGGGTTTTCGGTTGATTGGTGGGCGTTGGGGGTTTTGCTGTATGAGATGTTGGCGGGGAGATCTCCGTTTGATATCGCCGGGGCTTCTGAGAATCCGGATCAAAACACCGAGGATTACTTGTTCCAGgttattttggagaaaacgaTTCGTATCCCGAGATCTTTAAGTGTTAAAGCGGCGAATGttttaaaaagctttttgaACAAGAATCCGGCGGATCGATTGGGTTGTCACGGAACCGATTCGTTCTCTGAGATCACAGGGcatcaatttttcaaaagtatCGATTGGGATATGCTCGAACAAAAGCAGGTTCCTCCGCCATACAAGCCCCGCTTGGATTCTGATAGGGATTTGGCCAATTTCCCCCCGGAATTTACAGACGAACCCGTTCATTTAACTCCTGATGATCC